In Gadus chalcogrammus isolate NIFS_2021 chromosome 11, NIFS_Gcha_1.0, whole genome shotgun sequence, a single window of DNA contains:
- the trhra gene encoding thyrotropin-releasing hormone receptor: MDNITLDNIAADNDTLVQDNQTLGMWTDYSIEYKVASIFLVSLICGVGIVGNVMVIMVVLTTKHMRTPTNCYLVSLAVADLMVLTAAGLPNISEAVYGEWVYGYVGCLGITYFQYLGINASSCSITAFTVERYIAICHPIKAQFLCTLSRAKKIIIVVWALTSVYCVMWFFLSDTKELVYDNVVLVTCAYKVSRNYYLPIYFTDFAVFYVLPLMLATILYGLIAKILILNPLPSDPKEKTKKWKKELQGGRIITSTNTSSSTTAASRRQVTKMLAVVVVLFALLWMPYRTLVVVNSFLHTVYQDTNFLLFCRLCIYLNSAINPVIYNAMSQKFRAAFKKLCHCGARRPPKPASCSVQLTYSVIKETSNGESPDHFTTEMDEMARPTDHFLPRSILPANHKMSYEEPHLSSSVVKA; encoded by the exons ATGGATAACATAACTCTTGATAACATAGCTGCGGACAATGACACGCTGGTGCAGGACAACCAGACCCTTGGCATGTGGACCGATTACAGCATCGAATACAAAGTGGCCAGCATCTTCCTAGTGTCTCTGATCTGCGGGGTGGGCATCGTGGGGAACGTCATGGTGATCATGGTGGTGCTCACCACCAAACACATGCGGACCCCGACCAACTGTTACCTGGTGAGCCTGGCCGTGGCGGACCTCATGGTCCTGACCGCTGCGGGTCTGCCCAACATCTCAGAGGCCGTTTACGGAGAGTGGGTGTACGGCTACGTGGGGTGCCTGGGCATTACTTATTTCCAGTACCTGGGCATCAATGCGTCTTCGTGCTCCATCACGGCGTTCACCGTGGAGCGCTATATCGCCATTTGCCACCCCATAAAAGCGCAGTTCTTGTGCACTCTTTCCAGGGCGAAAAAGATCATCATAGTAGTGTGGGCTCTAACCTCGGTCTACTGTGTCATGTGGTTTTTCCTCTCAGACACTAAGGAATTAGTTTATGACAACGTCGTTCTCGTCACCTGCGCGTACAAAGTGTCCCGAAATTACTATCTGCCGATTTACTTCACGGACTTCGCGGTCTTTTACGTGCTGCCACTCATGCTGGCCACCATCCTGTACGGACTTATTGCAAAGATTCTCATCCTGAATCCGCTGCCTTCAGACCCCAAGGAAAAAACGAAGAAATGGAAGAAGGAGCTGCAGGGAGGGAGGATCATCACTAGTACAAATACTTCTAGCAGTACAACAGCTGCGTCCCGTAGACAG GTGACCAAGATGTTGGCTGTGGTCGTCGTCCTATTTGCGTTGCTATGGATGCCGTACCGGACCCTGGTGGTGGTGAACTCCTTCCTGCACACTGTGTACCAGGACACAAACTTCCTTCTCTTCTGCCGGCTGTGCATCTACCTGAACAGCGCCATCAACCCGGTCATCTACAACGCAATGTCGCAGAAGTTTAGAGCCGCGTTCAAGAAGCTGTGCCACTGCGGCGCCCGGCGGCCCCCGAAGCCGGCATCCTGTAGCGTACAGCTGACCTACAGCGTCATTAAGGAGACGTCCAATGGGGAGAGCCCTGACCACTTCACCACAGAGATGGATGAGATGGCCAGGCCCACCGATCACTTCCTGCCCAGGAGCATATTACCTGCCAATCACAAGATGTCTTATGAGGAGCCCCACCTGTCATCGAGTGTTGTAAAGGCCTGA
- the LOC130392406 gene encoding transmembrane protein 74, with protein MASQELLSDKDARQYDPTNVLAWVLSALHMRRTDNSTGGLPSKDRECSASRACQGWCNSAPRTAPHIGGGGEVRLGHLAEEKVIVCCDEELETSFTYVDENVNLRLASPDSSRKGNHKATCNGDNPCGAESLPELSFEDLSFGDSFETSLDQGFVCAVTFLVTGISLVIISYVVPRGVAVDRESVSAREMERLEREGARVGAHLDRCVIAGLCLLTLGGVVLSILLMISMWKGEVYRRKALAYTKRSTKLYGSINLVARASPSQSNTHLEVDVEETVT; from the coding sequence ATGGCTTCTCAAGAGCTACTTTCAGACAAGGATGCGCGACAATACGATCCGACGAATGTCCTTGCATGGGTTCTCAGCGCTCTGCACATGCGCAGGACGGACAACTCAACAGGAGGACTCCCGTCGAAAGACCGCGAGTGCAGCGCGAGCAGGGCCTGCCAGGGATGGTGTAATTCAGCACCAAGGACGGCGCCACACATAGGGGGTGGCGGCGAGGTGAGACTAGGTCACCTAGCGGAAGAGAAAGTCATAGTTTGCTGCGACGAGGAATTGGAGACGTCTTTTACGTACGTCGATGAGAATGTAAACCTTCGACTGGCGAGCCCAGACTCCAGTCGCAAAGGTAACCACAAAGCCACGTGCAATGGCGACAACCCCTGCGGTGCCGAGTCGTTGCCAGAACTATCCTTCGAGGATCTTTCCTTCGGGGACAGTTTCGAGACCTCTTTAGACCAAGGTTTTGTCTGCGCGGTGACATTCCTCGTCACGGGGATCTCCTTGGTCATCATATCGTACGTGGTGCCCCGCGGCGTGGCGGTGGACCGCGAGAGTGTGTCcgccagagagatggagaggctgGAGAGGGAGGGCGCCCGGGTGGGAGCCCACCTGGACCGCTGCGTGATCGCAGGGCTGTGTCTGCTCACGCTGGGCGGCGTGGTGCTCTCCATCCTGCTTATGATCTCCATGTGGAAGGGGGAGGTGTACAGGAGGAAGGCCTTGGCCTACACCAAGAGGTCCACCAAACTGTACGGCTCCATCAACCTGGTGGCCAGAGCGAGTCCCAGCCAGTCCAACACCCATTTGGAAGTGGATGTGGAAGAAACTGTGACTTGA